A region from the Perca fluviatilis chromosome 16, GENO_Pfluv_1.0, whole genome shotgun sequence genome encodes:
- the vps51 gene encoding vacuolar protein sorting-associated protein 51 homolog — protein MACAVVHFRTVRPKYIPNISWPVYSMEGEADGLVQVSEDSGRPRRVHGMLKLYYGINKEGKAAEQAESLDPCDINGAHFDPELFLNKLRRECSLAELMDQETCMVKQIRSLDSDMQTLVYENYNKFISATDTIRKMKNDFKKMEDEMDCLSANMSAITEFSARISGTLQDQHAQITKLSGVHTLLRKLQFLFELPARLNKCLELQAYAQAVRSHRRARCVLQQYSHLPSFKGIQDDCHAIMDKLAQELRQKFRDGGSSAKDLSECVELLLQLDEPAEELCDKFLSHAQSRLESDLQGLEAEIRPYPFASAVKDASAPRLSSAAAAGSPTDNSPKMSTVPSPTSNTDILEFIDRGCNEFVSSLCLVIASYQELFINHAQTGELASKNIPQMANGKLQAFVGDLAARYFSLVERRIQEEKGVGDNSLLVRALDRFHRRLQAVAKLLPGSPVPNQGTEIVIRAATERVKQYLSALQSFYMDSLTDVRQALATPRLSVVSASGGGGGALLGGPASSRDASNSLPELLSSLSASILNQIKSVLASVHLFTAKDIAFSNKPYFKGEFCSQGVRESLVVSFIKFVCQSSRQFCESAGDKGGSTPPALLLLLSRLCLDYETSTISYILTLTDEQFLVQHHSPVTPVTTLCTEAREAAQKLLNHYVKVQGLIISQMLRKSVETRDWVNTIEPRNVRAVMKRVVEDTTSIDVQVGLLYEEGVRKAHSSDSSKRTFSVYSSSRQQARYAASYTPSAPMDTNLLSNIHKLFSERIDIFSSVEFNKVSVITGIIKISLKTFLECVRLRTFGRYGLQQIQVDCHYLQMYLWRFVSDENLVHFLLDEIVGSSAHRCLDPAPMEQSVIEVICERG, from the exons ATGGCATGCGCAGTAGTGCACTTCCGGACAGTCAGACCGAAGTACATTCCTAACATAAG CTGGCCGGTTTACAGTATGGAAGGTGAGGCGGACGGCTTGGTGCAGGTGTCGGAGGACTCCGGCAGGCCGCGGAGGGTGCACGGCATGCTGAAGCTCTACTACGGGATAAACAAGGAAGGAAAGGCCGCGGAGCAGGCGGAGTCCCTGGATCCCTGCGACATCAACGGGGCGCATTTTGACCCCGAGCTTTTCCTAAACAAG CTTAGAAGGGAGTGCTCTCTTGCAGAGTTGATGGACCAGGAGACCTGCATGGTCAAGCAGATCCGCTCTTTGGACAGTGACATGCAGACGCTGGTGTATGAAAACTACAACAAGTTCATATCTGCTACAG ACACAATAAGGAAGATGAAGAATGACTTCAAAAAGATGGAGGATGAAATGGATTGCCTGTCTGCTAACATGTCTGCAATCACTGAGTTCAGTGCTCGTATCAGTGGTACTCTTCAAGACCAGCACGCACAGATTACAAAACTCTCAG GGGTTCACACTCTGTTAAGGAAGCTGCAGTTTCTCTTTGAACTGCCTGCTAGATTAAATAAGTGTCTGGAGCTGCAGGCCTATGCTCAGGCAGTGAGATCCCATCGCCGTGCCCGCTGTGTGCTGCAGCAGTACAGCCACCTGCCCTCCTTCAAGGGAATTCAGGACGACTGCCATGCCATCATGGACAAGCTGGCACAGGAACTTCGACAGAAGTTCAG GGATGGTGGGTCAAGCGCGAAAGATTTATCAGAGTGTGTGGAGCTGCTGCTTCAGTTGGATGAGCCAGCGGAGGAGCTCTGTGATAAATTCCTGAGCCATGCACAGTCTCGACTTGAGTCGGACCTCCAGGGTCTGGAAGCAGAGATAAGACCATACCCATTTGCCTCGGCCGTGAAAGATGCTTCTGCACCCAGGTTGTCATCCGCTGCAGCCGCTGGATCTCCGACTGATAACTCCCCTAAAATGAGCACTGTACCTTCTCCCACCTCAAACACTGACATCCTGGAATTCATTGACCGAGGCTGCAATGAATTTGTCAGCAGCTTGTGTTTAGTAATTGCATCCTATCAAGAACTATTTATCAACCATGCTCAGACAGGTGAGCTTGCATCCAAAAATATTCCTCAGATGGCAAACGGTAAGCTGCAGGCCTTTGTGGGTGATCTGGCTGCTCGGTATTTCTCGCTGGTTGAGCGGAGGATACAAGAGGAGAAAGGGGTCGGAGATAACTCCCTCCTGGTCCGCGCGCTCGACCGCTTCCACCGCAGACTTCAGGCTGTGGCCAAACTGCTGCCAGGCTCTCCTGTGCCAAACCAGGGGACTGAGATTGTGATACGGGCAGCTACAGAGCGAGTCAAGCAATACCTCTCTGCCCTGCAGAGCTTCTACATGGACAGCTTGACAGACGTGAGGCAGGCCCTGGCGACACCTCGGCTCTCTGTGGTCAGTGCTTCAGGGGGTGGAGGCGGAGCTCTTCTAGGGGGTCCGGCCTCCAGCAGAGATGCTTCGAACAGCCTGCCAGAGCTGCTCTCCTCGCTGTCAGCCTCTATTCTCAATCAGATTAAGTCAGTGTTGGCATCAGTGCATCTCTTCACAGCTAAAGACATTGCATTCTCCAACAAGCCGTACTTCAAG GGTGAATTCTGCAGCCAGGGTGTACGTGAGAGCCTGGTGGTGAGCTTTATAAAGTTTGTGTGCCAGTCTTCTCGCCAGTTTTGTGAGAGCGCAGGAGACAAGGGAGGTTCGACTCCTCCAGCCCTTCTGTTGCTGCTGTCGCGCCTCTGCTTGGACTATGAAACCTCTACTATCtcttacatactcactctcacaGATGAACAGTTTCTTGTGCAG CACCACAGTCCCGTAACACCCGTCACAACTTTATGTACAGAAGCCAGAGAGGCAGCACAGAAACTGCTGAACCATTATGTAAAG GTTCAGGGCCTGATTATCTCTCAAATGTTGCGAAAGAGCGTCGAAACACGAGACTGGGTTAACACCATCGAGCCACGAAACGTCCGCGCTGTGATGAAGAGAGTAGTAGAGGACACCACCTCGATTGACGTGCAG GTTGGTCTTTTGTATGAAGAAGGTGTGAGGAAAGCACACAGCAGTGACTCCAGCAAAAGGACTTTCTCCGTCTACAGCAGCTCGAGGCAGCAAGCCCGCTATGCTGCCAGCTACACTCCAAG TGCGCCCATGGATACTAATCTACTGAGCAACATACACAAGCTGTTTTCTGAGAGGATTGACATCTTCAGCTCAGTGGAGTTCAACAAG GTCTCCGTGATAACAGGAATTATCAAAATCAGTTTAAAAACGTTCCTGGAGTGTGTCCGTCTGCGCACCTTTGGCCGTTACGGGCTGCAGCAGATCCAAGTTGACTGCCACTACCTGCAGATGTACCTGTGGCGGTTCGTCTCCGATGAGAACCTTGTACACTTCCTGCTGGATGAGATAGTGGGGAGCTCCGCCCACCGCTGCCTGGATCCCGCCCCGATGGAGCAGAGTGTGATCGAAGTCATCTGTGAACGGGGTTGA
- the frmd8 gene encoding FERM domain-containing protein 8: MEGDDCNFPPDSSDDHSQRGSVASSATLSRAQDVLIYLCGDSAVHLSVEGLGSVSVQELGRSVREALHIPESAQDAFAFWLSSPLLELQLKLRHQPYKLCRQWQDLLYRFTEASEEDISQDEPCLQYRRNVFYPKAKELQIDDEGVLRLLYEEARDRVLTGRYPCDPEHWTALGALSLALDEGTALDGQQFTTTIREKKLSSFLPVHVVMGSGGLFSTLRGKSSRQTGLEQNLLEEYRKISTFAGNSPEPTQLLHQYLNTCHTLPYYGCAFFVGEIDKPAQGILQRAKRKAVNVGICLEGVYVMDVKEKHVLLGLQFNELSWDHSYPEEQGDSHILWLEFDGDEDGTPVNKLLKIYSKQAELMSGFIEFCVELKSASEGGAAAEMDGEVSLSQQPAGPDGSSKNGRGGRRGVLHRQSSVLCSRVHSLNTISYVDNGKEIKRLKPKRAASFFTRQASTYSAVQVTESLEQS, translated from the exons ATGGAAGGAGATGACTGCAATTTTCCTCCAGATTCATCGGATGATCACTCGCAAAGAGGAAGCGTTGCTTCTTCCGCAACACTTTCCCGTG CTCAAGATGTGCTTATATACCTCTGTGGTGACAGCGCAGTGCACTTATCAGTAGAAGGGCTTGGCAGTGTCTCTGTGCAGGAGTTGGGCCGCAGTGTTCGTGAGGCTCTCCATATTCCTGAGTCTGCACAGGATGCTTTTGCCTTCTGGCTTTCTTCTCCACTACTCG AATTGCAGTTAAAGCTAAGGCATCAACCATACAAACTGTGTCGGCAGTGGCAGGACTTGCTCTATCGCTTCACTGAGGCCTCAGAGGAAGACATCTCACAAG ATGAACCATGTCTCCAGTACCGTCGGAATGTGTTTTATCCTAAAGCGAAAGAGCTGCAG ATAGATGATGAGGGAGTGCTGAGGCTCCTGTATGAGGAGGCCAGGGACAGAGTTCTCACTGGTCGATACCCCTGCGACCCTGAGCACTGGACAGCTCTCGGAGCCTTGTCTCTTGCTCTTGATGAGGGAACTGCTCTGGACGGGCAACAATTTACTACTACTATCAG AGAGAAGAAGCTGTCTTCGTTTCTGCCGGTACATGTTGTCATGGGGAGTGGAGGTTTGTTCTCCACTCTGAGAGGGAAGTCGAGCCGTCAGACAGGGCTGGAGCAGAACCTCTTGGAGGAATACAGAAAGATCAGCACATTTGCTGGAAACTCTCCGGAGCCCACACAGCTCCTACACCAGTACCTCAACACATGTCACACTCTGCCTTATTATGG GTGCGCCTTCTTCGTTGGGGAGATTGACAAACCAGCGCAAGGGATTCTCCAAAGGGCCAAACGCAAAGCTGTCAACGTTGGGATCTGCCTGGAGGGAGTTTATGTGATGGATGTCAAAGAGAAG CATGTGCTGCTTGGCCTGCAATTCAATGAGCTTTCCTGGGACCACAGCTACCCTGAGGAGCAGGGGGACTCGCATATTCTGTGGCTCGAGTTTGATGGCGATGAAGACGGCACTCCTGTTAACAAGTTGCTAAAGATCTACTCAAAACAG GCAGAGCTAATGAGCGGCTTCATTGAGTTCTGTGTGGAGCTGAAGTCTGCGTCTGAGGGAGGGGCTGCCGCCGAAATGGACGGTGAGGTGAGTCTGTCTCAGCAGCCTGCTGGGCCAGACGGCAGCAGCAAGAACGGACGCGGAGGACGGCGCGGCGTGCTGCACAGGCAAAGCAGTGTTCTGTGCAGTCGGGTCCATTCACTTAACACTATCAGCTACGTGGACAATG GAAAAGAAATCAAACGCTTGAAGCCGAAAAGAGCCGCGTCCTTCTTCACCCGCCAGGCGTCTACGTACTCTGCTGTGCAAGTGACGGAGAGTCTGGAGCAGAGTTAA
- the rom1a gene encoding rod outer segment membrane protein 1a, with protein MVVMKMKFPFQKRVKLAQGLWLLSWCATVAGAITFTLGCILKTELRRRAEVMDNSDIHVVPNTLMIVGLASLGINYFSSKICQDALDAGRFPRWKKMLKPYFAVSCFFTVLMLLAVIMSFAMKGSLESSLKVGLRNGIRFYKDTDTPGRCFQKQNIDRLQMDFQCCGNNDFRDWFEVQWISNRYLDFSSKEVKDRIKSNVDGRYLLDGVPFSCCNPSSPRPCIQFHLTNNSAHYNYDYQTEELNIYLRGCREALVHYYMGLMNAIGAGVLSVFLLQASVLVSLRFLQTSMEAVAGNENTEIETEGYLLEKPLKETIMEYVEPVMKFFLLTNQVEEGTPGAPAST; from the exons ATGgtggtgatgaagatgaagTTCCCCTTTCAGAAAAGGGTGAAGCTAGCCCAGGGACTGTGGCTCCTCTCCTGGTGTGCCACAGTTGCCGGGGCTATCACCTTCACCCTGGGCTGTATCCTCAAGACGGAGCTCCGCAGGAGGGCAGAG GTAATGGATAACTCGGACATACATGTTGTGCCCAATACCCTCATGATTGTTGGTCTGGCCTCCTTGGGTATCAACTACTTTTCTTCAAAGATCTGTCAGGATGCTTTGGATGCCGGACGATTTCCTCGCTGGAAGAAAATGTTAAAGCCCTATTTCGCTGTCTCTTGCTTCTTCACTGTGCTCATGCTGCTCGCTGTCATCATGAGCTTTGCAATGAAGGGCAGTCTGGAGTCCTCTCTGAAGGTTGGCCTGAGGAACGGCATCCGCTTCTACAAGGACACAGACACCCCAGGCCGCTGCTTCCAGAAACAGAACATCGATCGCCTGCAGATGGACTTCCAGTGTTGTGGAAATAATGACTTCAGGGACTGGTTTGAGGTCCAGTGGATCAGCAACCGCTACCTTGATTTCAGCTCTAAGGAAGTCAAAGA CCGCATCAAGAGCAACGTGGATGGTCGTTACTTGTTAGATGGAGTCCCATTCAGTTGCTGCAACCCCAGCTCTCCACGGCCATGCATCCAGTTTCACCTCACCAACAACTCAGCTCACTATAACTATGATTACCAAACCGAGGAGCTCAACATCTACCTCCGAGGCTGCAGAGAGGCCCTGGTCCACTACTACATGGGCCTGATGAACGCCATTGGGGCTGGAGTACTGTCAGTCTTCCTCTTACAG GCCTCTGTGCTGGTGAGCTTGCGGTTCCTGCAGACCTCCATGGAGGCAGTGGCAGGGAATGAAAACACAGAGATTGAGACAGAAGGGTACTTGCTGGAGAAACCATTGAAAGAGACCATCATGGAATATGTCGAACCTGTGATGAAGTTCTTCCTGCTTACAAACCAGGTCGAAGAGGGTACTCCTGGAGCCCCAGCTTCAACTTAA